CAAAATAATTGCACGATTGTAATCTTGCATTGCTGCGGCAAAAATCTCTGATGCAGAGGCACTGTATCGGTTAATCAAAACCGTTAATGGGCCTTCATAGCTGATCAGACCATCCGTATCAGCATTGACCTTCACTCGTCCGTAGCTATCACGAACCTGAACAACGGGACCTTCTTTGATGAACAGGCCTGTTAGCGCGGTTGCTTCGGTAAGTGCTCCACCACCGTTATTACGAAGGTCGACGATAACACCATCAACATTCTTTTCTTTAAGTTCGGCTAACAGCTTGTCGGTGTCCTTAGAAAGGCCAACATAAAAGCTTGGGACTTCTAGTACACCAATTTTCTTACCGTCTTGTTCGATAATCTCTGATTTAACGGCACGATCTTCTAAACGGACTTTATCACGGACAATCGTGACCACGTAACTTTTAGCATCTTTGCCTTCAGGCAATACCTCTAGATGTACTTTGGTCCCCTTAGGTCCCTTAATGAGCTGAACAACATCATCTAAACGCCAGCCGATGACATCAACAACATCTTCACCGTCTTGGCCGACACCAACAATTCGGTCGCCCTCACCCAGTTTCTTACTTTTTGATGCTGGGCCACCAGCGACTAAAGAGCGAATGACCGTATAATCATCAGTCATTTGAAGTACAGCGCCGATCCCTTCCAGAGATAGGTTCATTTCTGATTGGAACTGTTCTGCATTTCGAGGAGATAAGTAACTTGTATGTGGATCAACTTGTCGAGCAAAAGCGTTCATGTACAACTGAAAAGCATCTTCGTTGTGCGTCTGAGTGATACGCTTCATTGCATTGTTGTAACGCTTCTCTAAAACCTCTTTTATCTCAGGCCATTTCTTACCCGTTAACTTGAGGTTAAGCGCATCGTATTTTACTCGCTTTCGCCAAAGTTCATTCAGTTCAGCTTGGTCTTTAGGCCACGCAGCTTCTGAGCGATCAAGTTCTATTACATCATCGGTATTGAATTTAATTTCATTATCCAACAATGTCAGAGCATAAGCATAGCGCTCGAAGCGTTTTTGCATTGATAGATTATAAATATCAAAGGCCGCTTTATTGTTACCAACTTTGAGCTGATCATCTAAACTCACTGAAGCATCTTTAAAAGAATCTATGTCCGACTGAGTAAAAATATTCTTATTATAATCAAGCAGTTCTACATAGCGGTCGAAGACAGCTTTAGAAAAGTCATCATTAAGGTTGAAATGCTTATAATGAGAGCGTGTGAAACGGGATGTTACTCGTTTGCTTGCTGTTTCATGCTGGGTTTCAGGGGCAAGAGTGGGTAAATCATCTTTATTTAATTTGGCTTCTAGAGCCTGTGCCGATGCTGCCAGCCATAGGCTAGCAGCAATCAGCGTCATTTTTGAACGGCAATTCATGCGTAGGAGTATCTCCCTTATGCGCGTAGGTGCTCCGCTTTCACAACCATTTGAAGGCCGTTAGCAAGTTGAACACGTACATCTTCCTTATTGACTTCAACAATGGTCGCTGCCATGTTTCCTTGACCCATATTCACATTGATTGCGTTACCGATTGTAATTTCATCAGCATTTAACGCACGTGTTTCAACAGGTTTAGCTTGTTGTTTTTGTGTCTTTGGTTTATTAGGACGACGAGCTTGCTGTGGTTTTTTAGCCGCAGGTTTCGCTTTCGCCTTGTTCTCTTCACGAGCTTTCTGAGCTTGTTCTTTACGACGTGCTTGAACTTTTGCTTTACTTTCAGCTAGAGTCGTTTTGGCATGTTCAACGTGCTCTTCTTCTAACTCACCACAAGGGTTACCATCCAGGTCAACACGAGTAGCGCCGGCTTTTACGCCGTGTAAATAACGCCATGATGAAGTGTACTGTCTTAACGCTGCACGAAGCTGGGTCTTGCTCACTTTTTCGTCTTCATTTAGACGTTCCGCAAGATCTTGAAAGATGCCAATTTTCAGAGGCTTTGCTTCACCTTCTAAAGTAAAGCAGTTAGGGAAACATTCAGCAATATATGCAATCACTTCTTTGCTGTTTTTTAACTTTTCAGTCATGAGGGTTCCTGATTTGAGCGGATTTCCGCGAAGCATTAAGAAAAAATATTCTCGTATTATAGTGACATGAGAAAGAAAAACCACAGTCGATGGCGAATTTATGCTTTATTAGCGTGCGAATTAAGCAGCTTTTCTACTTCAGCGGTAAAAAATGCTAACCCTTGTTCATCAATTTCATTAAATCGGCCAATATTAGGGCTATCAATATCAAGTACGCCGGCCAATTCTCCTCCGATAAAAAATGGGATAACGATTTCTGATTGGCTTGCAGCATCACAAGCTATATGACCTTCAAATTGATGAACATCGTACACTCTTTGGATCGTTTTTCGTTCTGCAGCTACGCCACATACACCCTTACCAATGGGTATACGAACACATGCAGGTTTTCCTTGGAAAGGCCCTAAGACAAGCTCATTGCCTTTTTTTAAGTAGAAACCCGCCCAGTTCAATGACTCCAATTCAAGAAACAATAATGAGCTGAGGTTGGCTAGATTAGCAATAAAATCCGGTTCTGATTCAATTAAGGCGCATGCTTGCTTCGTTAGTCTTTGATACTGTTCTATATTCATATTAACTTCCATATTTTTTATCTGTTTGTGTTCTGTCAAGCTTTGCCAACTTTTGGGGGGTGTCTTTCTATTCTTACATTATCCCGTTAAAATACGAAAAATCTTAATAGGAACTATTCGCAATTAAATGAATAATCAATACAACACAATAAGCCGTTCTTGGTTGGTGGCACAAGCAAAAAAATACAAATCAAAGCTTATCATGGCGAATGTTATTGCTGTCATCGCGACTTTAATCAGTGTCCCTATCCCTTTAATGATGCCTTTGATGGTTGATGAAGTTCTTCTTGACACTCCTGCTTCAGGGTTAGCTCTGATGGACGCCGTTTTGCCTCAAGCATGGCAAACGCCAACAGGCTATATCTCCTTTACTCTGTTTCTCGTTATTCTAATGAGAGCATTGAGCCAAGCGTTTAGTATTCTACAAAGCCGTCAATTTACTCAGATTTCAAAGACCATCACATTTGAAATGCGCAGTAAAATGATCGATAAACTCGGCAGAATCAGTATCCGCCAATACGAAACCAAAGGCAGCGGTGGCATTAATGCTCACCTGATTACCGATATTGAAACCATTGATCAGTTCATTGGTTCTACACTCGCGAAGTTTATCATCAGTCTTCTTACGGTTTTTGGCACGGCCATTGTTTTGCTTTGGTTAGATTGGCGTCTTGGCCTATTCATATTGCTGGTTAACCCTATTGTGGTCTATTTCTCCCGTAAATTAGGAGGGATGGTTAAACACCTTAAGCGTAAAGAAAATCATGCTTTTGAGGTTTTTCAAAACCGCTTAATTGAAACGCTTGATGGTATCTATCAACTTCGAGCGGCAAATAAAGAAAGGATTTTTTTACAACAGTTAAAAGATAGCGCCAATCAAGTTCGGCTTGATGCAGACAAATACGCTTGGCAATCAGAAGCGGCAGGACGTGTGTCCTTTTTGCTCTTTTTAATTGGTTTTGAGCTTTTCAGAGCGGTTGCCATGCTAATGGTGCT
This window of the Vibrio azureus genome carries:
- the prc gene encoding carboxy terminal-processing peptidase; translation: MNCRSKMTLIAASLWLAASAQALEAKLNKDDLPTLAPETQHETASKRVTSRFTRSHYKHFNLNDDFSKAVFDRYVELLDYNKNIFTQSDIDSFKDASVSLDDQLKVGNNKAAFDIYNLSMQKRFERYAYALTLLDNEIKFNTDDVIELDRSEAAWPKDQAELNELWRKRVKYDALNLKLTGKKWPEIKEVLEKRYNNAMKRITQTHNEDAFQLYMNAFARQVDPHTSYLSPRNAEQFQSEMNLSLEGIGAVLQMTDDYTVIRSLVAGGPASKSKKLGEGDRIVGVGQDGEDVVDVIGWRLDDVVQLIKGPKGTKVHLEVLPEGKDAKSYVVTIVRDKVRLEDRAVKSEIIEQDGKKIGVLEVPSFYVGLSKDTDKLLAELKEKNVDGVIVDLRNNGGGALTEATALTGLFIKEGPVVQVRDSYGRVKVNADTDGLISYEGPLTVLINRYSASASEIFAAAMQDYNRAIILGENSFGKGTVQQHRSLNHIYDLFDKELGYVQYTIQKFYRIDGGSTQNRGVAPDISFPTPVEPSETGESVEDNALPWDSITKAKYQTFPSNEKLIANLNELHNKRISNEMEFGFIKEDIEKYRKEKDDNFLSLNEKTREAESDKAESVRLERINKRQATLKQDAFKTLDDVPKDYEAPDVYLDESVAIMVDMLKK
- the proQ gene encoding RNA chaperone ProQ, encoding MTEKLKNSKEVIAYIAECFPNCFTLEGEAKPLKIGIFQDLAERLNEDEKVSKTQLRAALRQYTSSWRYLHGVKAGATRVDLDGNPCGELEEEHVEHAKTTLAESKAKVQARRKEQAQKAREENKAKAKPAAKKPQQARRPNKPKTQKQQAKPVETRALNADEITIGNAINVNMGQGNMAATIVEVNKEDVRVQLANGLQMVVKAEHLRA
- a CDS encoding GAF domain-containing protein gives rise to the protein MNIEQYQRLTKQACALIESEPDFIANLANLSSLLFLELESLNWAGFYLKKGNELVLGPFQGKPACVRIPIGKGVCGVAAERKTIQRVYDVHQFEGHIACDAASQSEIVIPFFIGGELAGVLDIDSPNIGRFNEIDEQGLAFFTAEVEKLLNSHANKA